In Dehalococcoidia bacterium, the sequence ACCAGCCGGCGCAGCGCCAGCAGGGCGCCGGCCAGCGGCCCTTCCCGGCGCGCGGGGGCGGCCGGTGCAGGCTCGGCCTCTTCTTCTGGCGGAGGCCCCTCCTGGACGTGCCCTTCCGGCGCTGCCATCGGCGCCCGGAGAATGCTGGCCGCCTGCACCGCAGGTTCCTCGACGGGCGCCACGGACTGCGGCTGCGGCCGCTCCGCCTGGACGTCCTCGGTTCGGGCGAAGACGGCTTGGGGCTGCTGTTGCTCGACGGGGGCCGCGCGCGGCGCGGGCGCCGCTCGCGGAGGCTCCGCCGGTGGAGGCTCAGCCGGCCGAGGCGCGGGGAGCTGCGCCTCCGGGCGAGCCATCGGTGCCTCGGCGGCCTCGCGCGGCGACGGCGGGCGTTCCAACCTCAGTGAGAGCGCCGGCCGGGCATCGCCGGCGGCCGGCAGTGTAGGCTGGTCCTCGTAATCGTCCCCGCCCTCCTCGAGGCCCTCCTCGACCAGGTCGTCGTCATATTCAGTCTCGATGAGCTGGGCCTGGTCGACTTCGGCCGACTGCGGCGAGGGCGCCTCGGGCTGCACGCTCCGTGAGACCACCGACGTTATGGATGTGTCACCGCTATCCGGCGGCGGGGGAGGAGGTGCGGTAGGAGGCGCGGGGCGAAAGACCCGCAAGATCGCGCCGGCAGCGCGCGAGAGCAAGGACTCCTGGCGAGGCTCGGTTGCCTGGAGTGGCGGCGGGCTGTCTTCGTGGCTGGCGCGCGCGACAGGCGTTTCGTCCACGGACGGCGCCAGCTCCTCGTCTGGGGCCAGGACTGGTCCCGGCGCCCGCGTTGGAGCGCTCTGCAGGGTGAGGACGGGCCTTTCCCTGCTCTCCGACACGACCTTCCGCAGCACGAGTTGGGGACGGTTCGCGACCGTCTTCGCGAACGAAGGCCCGTAGCGGATCGGTGCCAGGGCCCGGGCGAGGATCGGCGTCACCAGCGGGCGGAATGACAAGAGGGGCCGCCGCTTTGCGACCGTTGGAGCCGGCCAACGCGACAGGCGCGACAAGGCATCCGCGGTCCAGTCGCGGAGCCAGATCGTCGAGGGCTGTCTACCGTTCGCCAAAGTCACACCTGCTCAAGGCGGTAGCTTCAGGAAGCCGTCGTGGGCGATCTCGAACGACTCGATGGCGATGGCGTTGGAGGTTGCCTGCAGTGTCGGTCCGGTCCACTTCACGGGGAACGCGTCTTTGAACTCCCAGCTTTCCAGGACCTCCAGGTCGTGGTTGACCAGCTTGATAGTCACTGTCTTGCGGTTTTTGACACCCATCAGCTGGTCTGTGAACCACCTGAAGAGCTCGGCAGACGAGGTCACGCCGCGCTTGAGGACGATGTTCCCGAAGTCCGTGCG encodes:
- a CDS encoding phage tail protein; amino-acid sequence: MANTFAGDSLKSDKYVIGPRYCVEIDGLIEATFSECSGLSATLRTDKWEEGGANETTLKFPGRTDFGNIVLKRGVTSSAELFRWFTDQLMGVKNRKTVTIKLVNHDLEVLESWEFKDAFPVKWTGPTLQATSNAIAIESFEIAHDGFLKLPP